Proteins encoded within one genomic window of Diorhabda sublineata isolate icDioSubl1.1 chromosome 1, icDioSubl1.1, whole genome shotgun sequence:
- the LOC130442605 gene encoding heparanase-like, whose protein sequence is MCNYKYISIRKRSEVIQFCSLIVVILTFIYGVFHSLLTFNTEDQVQTIFIYNSKAAKFKTSSKFLSIALDDAVIAENFKHFDMTNEKLIKMVKHLSPAFFRVGGSGGDKLTFSLNNKTSEIIENVHSEEVVDCENPPNITLSAHNWLKLTNFSKQTFTDLFFGLNALQRFQNGSWDYRNAELMIQFSNENKLIVNWELGNEPNSFKHKFNQEVNASQLAEDFKTLRSILNKNQYKESLLVGPDVTRPQDNHKESEIYLEEFVKNIGSSINKITWHQYYLNGKTAQPKDFLDPDIFDLLKYQINKVREITIMSNRSIWLGETSSAYGSGAPNLSDTFIGTFIWLDKLGLAAKMGIEVVMRQSIFKGHYALLDENYDPNPDWWISLIYKKLVGGNVVPYYSISNDKVRLYVHCLKNEKIKSIVIFGSNVDKIPAKVRIEGLLVNNSSPLKYIYAFQLQSTNLFSKEVYLNGKILKMLPGYELPKILPKRESITPYIIIPPYSLVFWVTPEINIKAC, encoded by the coding sequence ATGTGCAACTACAAATACATTAGTATTAGGAAAAGATCGGAGGTGATACAGTTTTGTTCATTAATTGTAGtgattttaacatttatatATGGAGTGTTTCATTCATTGCTTACATTCAATACAGAAGATCAAGTACAAActatattcatatataattcTAAGGctgcaaaatttaaaactagctcaaaatttttaagtatAGCTCTAGATGATGCCGTAATTgcagaaaattttaaacattttgatatgactaatgaaaaattaatcaaaatggTGAAACACTTATCTCCGGCCTTTTTTCGTGTTGGTGGTAGTGGAGGAGACAAATTGACATTTTCTTTGAACAATAAAACaagtgaaataattgaaaatgtgcATTCAGAAGAAGTAGTTGATTGTGAGAACCCACCAAACATTACCTTAAGTGCACATAATTGGTTGAAGCTAACAAACttctcaaaacaaacttttactGATTTATTCTTCGGACTAAATGCATTGCAGAGATTTCAGAATGGTTCGTGGGACTATAGAAATGCTGAACTTATGATCCAATTTTCAAATGAGAATAAGTTGATAGTAAATTGGGAATTGGGCAATGAACCAAATTCGTTCAAACATAAGTTCAATCAAGAAGTAAATGCCTCACAATTGGCTGAAGATTTCAAAACTCTCAGatcgattttaaataaaaatcagtaCAAAGAATCTTTATTAGTGGGACCTGACGTTACAAGACCTCAAGATAATCACAAAGAAAGTGAAATATATTTGGaagaatttgtaaaaaatatcgggagtagtataaataaaataacctGGCACCAATATTATTTGAACGGAAAAACAGCACAACCAAAAGATTTTTTGGATccagatatttttgatttattgaaatatcagATAAATAAAGTTCGAGAAATTACTATAATGAGTAACAGATCTATTTGGTTGGGAGAAACATCATCTGCCTATGGATCTGGAGCACCCAATTTATCAGATACATTTATTGGAACCTTTATATGGCTAGATAAATTAGGTTTGGCCGCAAAAATGGGTATAGAAGTTGTGATGAGACAATCTATTTTTAAAGGACATTACGCTCTTCTAGATGAAAACTATGATCCTAATCCTGATTGGTGGATtagtttgatatataaaaagttGGTTGGTGGTAATGTTGTACCTTACTATAGCATTTCAAATGATAAAGTAAGACTGTATGTGCATTgcttaaaaaatgaaaaaataaaatctatagtTATTTTTGGAAGTAATGTGGATAAAATACCAGCAAAGGTTAGAATAGAAGGATTATTGGTAAATAATAGTTCTCCTTTGAAATACATTTATGCTTTTCAATTACaatcaacaaatttattttcaaaagaagtttatttaaatggtaaaattttgaaaatgctgCCTGGTTAtgaattaccaaaaattttaccaaaaagAGAAAGCATCACCCCATATATTATAATACCTCCTTATTCACTTGTATTTTGGGTCACaccagaaataaatataaaagcaTGTTAA